The Humulus lupulus chromosome 3, drHumLupu1.1, whole genome shotgun sequence genome window below encodes:
- the LOC133823050 gene encoding uncharacterized protein LOC133823050, with the protein MSDHLVLFVDRLIRPGAVQPVALDSSENVSGSVGGAAAIDGPGSNAAAPSSSVTEDKMLEQDEDLGEEEPLIQTAECRICQEEDSLKDLETPCACSGSLKYAHRKCVQHWCNEKGDTICEICHQPYQPGYTAPPPPPNPDETAIDIGGGWTISGTPLELDPRLLAIAEAERHFLEAEYDDYAASSASGAAYCRSVALILMALLLLRHALGITDPDADDETSAFFSLFLLRAAGFLLPCYIMAWAISMLQRRRQRQEAAALAATQVAFVLQSGQRRGLQFAIASGRPAAPSPPTPITGPAVSSAEEAV; encoded by the exons ATGAGCGACCACCTGGTGTTGTTCGTTGACCGTCTGATTAGGCCTGGAGCTGTGCAACCGGTGGCGCTGGACTCGTCTGAGAATGTTTCTGGCTCGGTTGGTGGTGCTGCTGCTATTGATGGACCCGGCTCGAATGCAGCTGCGCCATCTAGTTCCGTGACGGAGGATAAAATGTTGGAGCAAGATGAAGATTTGGGTGAGGAGGAACCGCTGATTCAGACGGCGGAATGTCGTATATGCCAGGAGGAGGATAGCCTGAAGGATTTGGAGACACCTTGTGCTTGTAGCGGAAGCCTTAAG TATGCTCATAGGAAGTGTGTTCAGCACTGGTGCAATGAAAAAGGAGATACAATTTGTGAGATCTGTCATCAG CCGTACCAACCTGGTTATACtgctcctcctccacctcctaaCCCCGATGAAACTGCCATTGACATAGG TGGAGGCTGGACCATATCTGGGACTCCTTTGGAATTGGATCCTCGTCTCTTGGCAATTGCAGAGGCAGAACGTCACTTTTTAGAAGCCGAGTATGATGACTACGCTGCTTCTAGTGCCAGTGGAGCTGCTTACTGCCGCTCAGTTGCCTTAATT TTAATGGCCCTTCTTCTCTTGCGACATGCATTGGGCATTACTGATCCCGATGCAGATGATGAAACTTCTGCTTTTTTCTCT CTTTTCTTGCTCCGGGCTGCTGGCTTTCTTCTACCATGCTACATCATGGCTTGGGCCATCAGTATGTTACAGCGTCGAAGGCAAAGACAG GAAGCTGCAGCATTGGCAGCGACACAAGTTGCATTTGTTTTGCAATCTGGACAACGTAGAGGTTTGCAATTTGCAATAGCATCAGGACGCCCAGCAGCACCGTCACCACCAACACCAATAACTGGTCCAGCAGTGAGTTCAGCTGAAGAAGCTGTTTAA